The following is a genomic window from Spirosoma foliorum.
CCACAACCTGATCGAGTGTTTTATAAACGCCATTATGCATGTAGGGAGCTGTAAGGGCTGCATTACGTACCGTTGGCGTTTTAAACGCAAACCGATGTAGTTCTTTCTGGTACGTCATAAATTTCCCAGGGTCTGAGTCAATGCGGGCGTTTTCTATTTTTCGGCGATTGGGCACCCCAATAATTTCGCTTTCGGTCTTGTCGAAATGAGGAGGTGTAAAGCCATTATAAATAGGGAAGAAATGGCAGGTTGCGCAACGGGCTTTGCCTAAAAACAAGTTAAAGCCCAGCTTTTCGTCGGCCGTTAGTGACACCTCTTCTCCACGCAGATAGCGGTCAGATCGGGAATTAAGGCTCGTCAGGCTACGGATATAACACGCCAGCGCATTGCGTACGTTCGGGGCAGTCAAGCCACCCGAGAAAGCTTCAGTGAACCATTTTTTGTACTCACTGCTTCCCGACAGTTTACGAACGACTTCATCAGGAGACGTTCGCATCTCGTGGGCATTTTTGAGCACATCGTGAGCCTGGTCTTCCAAATAAAAAACCCTCGAATCGTAAAACTGGACATTTTGCAAGCCAGCGTTCAGCAAGGTGGGCGCATTTCGCAGAACCGATTTCCGCCCCCGAAACGCCCGGCTTTTCACGCGACCATCGGTAAACGCCCGCTCTGGCTGGTGGCACGAAGCACAGCTCCGGGCATTATTCCCCGATAATAAGGGATCAAAAAACAGCACCTTACCCAACGCTACTTTTTGGGGAGAACTCCTAAAATCACCAAAGTTGATCAAGTAATCGGGTCGGAAAGCACCCGAATCAGAGAGTGTGGTAACCATAGGCGACAGAAACCGGCCACTAGCTGTCACCCCAACGCCTAGCGTCTGTCGAGCCTGCTGTAATACGTTACAAAGTGGATAGAGTTGTTCCCGAATAAACGTAACCCGATCGAAACTACTAAAATCAGAAGCCTTGCTTACGGCCTGAATAGCGGCTAGCCAGTGCTTTTCTACCTGCGTTGCCAACGCATTAGGAAGACGGTTGGCATACGGTTGGAATGTTTCATGAAGGGTAGTAAGAACAACGGCAGCTTCGGGTAATCCGGTCTGGACTTCGGGCGCATCATACCCAGTGATCCCCAAGGTCAATAACCGGAAAAGTTCCTCCCGTATGGCCTCTAAAATATCGGTATCTGATAGTTTGTTAGCAGGTATACCTTGCTCTAATCGGGTTGAGTACGATAATAATACCGTTAGCTCGTGGACTAAGCTATCTTTTTGCGTCCGATCGTAGGTTGGAAATAGGTAAGGTTCAACAACTTGCAAACCACGGGGCATCATAAGAATCTCGCCAGGCTCATCTACTTCAACTTCCACGACCGGGGGGCCATTGACGCGACTAGCCAAAACGGGCTGATAATATTCCAATAGCCATTCGAGACGCTTGTACCCTAACCGACTTCGTTTGAAAGCCGCCTGTAGTGAATCTTGCGGGGCATCGCTTTGTACATAGGTTGCCAGTTGCTGAACCTGCTGATGAAACCGACTTTTATCAGCCAGAAATCGGGCGTATACCTGCTCTCCCTCAGTAGGTGTTTCCTGAGGTAAAAAAGCCGCAGTAGCCACCAGTATACAAAACAATCCCAGCGCCCGATACATTGAAACGTTCATTTTCACGAAGATACGGAA
Proteins encoded in this region:
- a CDS encoding cytochrome-c peroxidase, with the protein product MNVSMYRALGLFCILVATAAFLPQETPTEGEQVYARFLADKSRFHQQVQQLATYVQSDAPQDSLQAAFKRSRLGYKRLEWLLEYYQPVLASRVNGPPVVEVEVDEPGEILMMPRGLQVVEPYLFPTYDRTQKDSLVHELTVLLSYSTRLEQGIPANKLSDTDILEAIREELFRLLTLGITGYDAPEVQTGLPEAAVVLTTLHETFQPYANRLPNALATQVEKHWLAAIQAVSKASDFSSFDRVTFIREQLYPLCNVLQQARQTLGVGVTASGRFLSPMVTTLSDSGAFRPDYLINFGDFRSSPQKVALGKVLFFDPLLSGNNARSCASCHQPERAFTDGRVKSRAFRGRKSVLRNAPTLLNAGLQNVQFYDSRVFYLEDQAHDVLKNAHEMRTSPDEVVRKLSGSSEYKKWFTEAFSGGLTAPNVRNALACYIRSLTSLNSRSDRYLRGEEVSLTADEKLGFNLFLGKARCATCHFFPIYNGFTPPHFDKTESEIIGVPNRRKIENARIDSDPGKFMTYQKELHRFAFKTPTVRNAALTAPYMHNGVYKTLDQVVDFYNRGGGRGIGIHLDGQTLADKPLDLTPVEQKALVSFLNSLTDTTGLTSRPTQLPIVEREPALNRRKPGGRY